A stretch of DNA from Arachis hypogaea cultivar Tifrunner chromosome 19, arahy.Tifrunner.gnm2.J5K5, whole genome shotgun sequence:
AGTGTCCAATGCATCAGGGAATGGAACTCCATAAAATTATAAACCTATTAGTTCAGTTTTCATTGAAAACCAGAAAGTAAGGAAATCAGCCAGGAATAGAAACATCATGTGAACCAGCATTGAATTTTAACAAACAATGGAAAACATGAACTCAAATAGGAAAATTAATTCTAACTCTCTTTTCACTCTACCAAAAAGAATTTTCATTCCTTTGATGCAATGTGGttgtttattttgtgttttacctatttattatttattaacagAGAAAGGAAAATTACTTAAAAAGTATTCAATAGATGCCTTCAACCTTGTCAACCAGACTAAGAAAGTAAAATGGGGAAAAATTCCAATTCTTATCACAGGTATAaggatagaaataaaaataatcatttttgcAGCCCTTAAGCTTGAAAATACAGACCAAAATCAGGAAATTAGAAAATCTACCTGATTCACACCGTCAATGTTTGCTAGCCTTGCTTTTGTAGATGGTCTTACAAGAGTAATTTTCTTAATTGTTTGATCGCCACATATGGCATATCTACAAAGAAGGTAAAAGAGCTTTATGAAAAAACTATTGATCAAAGGAATTGCAAGAATTGGTAGCCTTAAAaatgtttcaaaaattaataaaaacctACGGAGCAGTTCCAACACTTCTTGCAAGCTTTAATCTTTCTTCTAAAAGCATCTGGTAGAGCTGTCGCTCAACCTGAATAGAGGGTTAGAATGCAAAGATCTATTGTTAATGGATGCCAAATGTATCTGTACGGCATATGACATAAAGCTAATGTATCTTACTAACAATAAATGGAAGGTAATAAGGCCACCTTTCCATGGAGCATTACCGAGGAGGAGAGGAAAAAGGTAGTTGAATAAACATAGTGCCATCGAATTACCAACCTCTGAAAACCCGTCTAAATCTGAAGTGGCCAGAGTTTTTGATTCTTCTTGTGTGCTCATATTTTCCTCTTCTCCGAGCAACTCAGCAGTCAGTGACAAAACTAAGGAAGGTTGATAATCAGGTGTAGAAGAGGCCAAAAATTGTTCTCCTTTTAAACTGACACTGATtcatgaagaacaaattttataGCTGAGTATACATTCACTTTGAAACATAATAAGATCTGGAGAAACATCAGCGCACGGTAGATGAACTTATAGACAATAAAAAGTTTTATTAAtggaatttaaataattaatgtaGTCTACCCAATAACTTGAATAACCTACCTTATAGTTCTGTACACATCACTGACAGTTTCCTTCAAATAACCTGTGGATCAGTAGAAGACAATAAATTGCATCTAGTACTTTTTGGTAATGGCATTTGTTGTATAAAAGAAAATGTTCTGTCATCGTGTTAATCATAAATTATCATGCCATATGTCTTTGGATAAACCAAATGAACTATTTAAAGGAAATTCCCTATTAAAAGATCATCCTTTCAATCAAAATATATGCCAAATTCCTAATCTTTCCCATAAGAGTTGTGTCGAAAAGTATGTCATCAAAGGGTACAAGAACTTTATTCCAACCAAATAAACCAAATAGTGGCATAGACTACACTACCACAagatatttggctttcttccatttcctaaAACCATCAAAAGATAACAGAAACTGAGTACGTTTTTGCACTCTACATACCATGAGCGATCAACTGATGCCCGAGTGCTTTCCACCAGTTTGGTGCATAAGTTTTTCCAAGTCCATGAAGGGGAAGCTTATCAAACTGGGCATCGAGAATCTTTTTCGCCtgcaacaccacaagcatataccATTATCAGCAGTTCAAAAAAGTATGGAAAGTACAAGGGTAAGATAATGGAGAATGTGTACTGAAAAGAACACAAAGAAATGATACCAACAAAACTAAGATCCTACATACCAAACAATGACTCTAAGTGAAATAGTACTTTTAGTTTAAATAAAATGTTAATATGTTTCTTAGCtttaattttgaaaagcttaCTCGAGACCCACGCAAGATATCAACGGGCATATTAAGACCCCATTTTCCCTTGCATGAATGAATGCAAGCCATTAGAAGAAATGCTTCTCTAGACATGTCGCGCTCCTTCTTTGAGACTGTGCAGTTATCACAGTTTCCTGCAACaagatatgaaataaaatatgaaTATGTAACTAAATAAGTAACACGGAACATTGAAAGATAACATATTCATAACCAGGATTCAATTTATCAAGCGCAACAAGGTAATCATCAGTAGTAAAAATTACTATCTGACATGGTAGTCACTTTCAAAGTCTGAGCCTTGACACAATAAATTATGATTGCTACCTTGTGATTCAGAGTTCATAAGCTCAAAAGCTGCAGATCTTGTCCTTTCCGTCTATAACAAGTCATTATACTAAAGTACTAAACCAGAACTCTTAAGAACTAACATCTTTTCTGCTCAAATAATGATACTGACAATAGTTAGACAAATTGTATTGGTTGGTAGTAACATGTTAGGCCATGTTACACTTTGTGTGAAGGTCTAATTTGTCAGGAACCTTGGTATCAAGAGACAAGATCAATATGAAAGAACAAAGAAACAGAGTACGAAGACCATGTTTTCAATGGTGAGCAAAACCAAAGATGATATACAATTCCCACTacacaaagaaaattaaaaagggagAAGTAAATAACATGCATCGCAAGTTAAATAGATGCAATGGATTTTACTAGGTTATAGCCCAGGGCAAGAAAAATGCTGCTTTAAGTCGAGCAAATGAAAAAGCAGGCTAATAATGTAGCTTAAgcttttattttactaaaactGTATGATTATATTGAAGGGTACAAGTGAAAGCCAAACCACATCTATCAGCTGGATATTGTTCCCCAAAGTGTTCAAGCAAGAACTTTCTCCTGCAAGTTGCAAGCACACAATAACGTTCAGCAGCGAGCAATGACTCCATAACAGCTCTTTTTTGGGTTTCCTGGCAAATTGGAAGCCGGAATATATTAGGCAGGAAATGGTTATAACTTGTAATGTGAAATATGCATGAAGTGGCAACTTCAATGTACACTAAACCGTAGAATATTAGCTACTGTTCCTGATATGTAAACATACTGTTTTTAGGTCTCCGCAATAAAAGTCACCCTTTGCAAAGTCACTTCTTGTGTAGTAAAGCCAACAAACAGAAGCTATACCATCTCTACCACAGCGCCCACTTTCCTGGTAGTAGCACTCAAGACTCTTAGGGCAACCATAATGAATCACTTGTCTTATGTTAGGCTTATCTATGCCCATGCCAAAAGCAATAGTAGCCACCATGATTTGCAGTTCATCCCTGACAAATAACCTAAAGAAATTTGTGAACAGTTTAGTTAGGCTTAAAAGCACATCAAAGCACACTAGCATATTCAACATAACAAAAAACACgagggaagaaaagaagaaaatggatATGGGAATTGGGAAGGAGCAAGCTCTGCACTCACAAGGACCATAAGGGAAATGATTCATTTGATATTCTGAAAGTACACAAGACAGAATATTAACCTATGAGACTCTTCACGAGATTTTTTATCCATTTGGCCATGGTACATTCCAGCCTCAATTCCTGCTTCCGCAAGTGACTTGGATATCTATGTAAAATAAGATCAAGCaaatattaacaaaagaaaaggccACAGTCAATCTGTTCGCGCATATTTCAACTGGAAAACTCCCAAAGAGTGCCAGTAAATAGATAAAACAGGGACACATCactagttttagattttttttaaaaaaaaacggaaaacaTGTTGTAGAACTACATATAAAGACATCAAATTTTAGGCATTATGCCAGGCAAATATTTCACTTCAATATTGTTGCCGCCAACCTAACTATTCTATTTCCATTTCCGGTCTTACTCTCTTAATATTGAGAAAGTATCTATTACTGctattttttttacttgttaCTTTACTGGATAACTAACCAATTCAACTCTTTCTTCAAAAAAAGGGGGGTAACAACAAGAAAACATCTTCCACAACCACTCTGCTCTTAGGAAGCAGTGCTAGAGCATCTCGATTCGAGTCCGAGTGGCGGCATGGCATCTTTtactcttttttaataatttaaaataaagaattaaaaaaagatattaataaaataattaaaattataataataaaaaagaacttcCCCATATGAAAGAATCCATAGCTGACGCTAGTGAAGCAATTTTATAGTTATACAAATTTCTCTTATAATGTGATGGGTTGAAAGTTCACATATTTGTCtttaatgattaaaatatatgCCATCTGATTATATAGTACCCTGCAGAACTACTTTGAATTACTATGCCCAAAAGATAAAATTTCACAAGTGGTAAATTCAGGAAATTTGTCTCTCAGCTTATCAAATGTGTAAACTCTTCCAAGAAAAAGAACTAGAATATTACTTTCAATACAGAAACAAAAGTAGCAATCAGATGAGTTTAAGGTTCATGTGGATAGTAGTTATATAGAAGCATGCAAAATTCCCATCACATTTCAAGTATATTTACCTGCTCTACGTCCTTTATTGTTGTGCAGTAAATTATAGTTGAACCACTACTAACAACTTTTGAAATTTCTTGTACAAGTTCATCAACAAAAGATTGTCCACGGCTAAATGGCTTGACCCCATAGAAAAGATTGGAGCGATCAAATGAACCAACCAAAACATATGGATTCTTCAACTTCAGGGAGTTGATAATGTCAAATCGAACCCTGGCAGTATATCATGTAAATGACCATGACTGTGGTGTTTGTTTCATTTCACAAAATAAAGTTAAGCATATTATTGATGAAACTATGAAGTACAGGCGTACAGCAGGTAACTAAAAGAGGCATCACATAAAAACACCGAACAAAGTTTAGAATGTAGAAAGACCAATAAAGAAATATTCAAAAGAGAGCTTCATAAAAGTAAAAATACCCAACAGACATAGTAAGATTCTGTGACGATGAAAgagttggcaacaacttgggagATTCActaaaaatgagagagagagagagagagagagagagagagagagagagagtgaatcagagagaatagtgcGAAATGTTCATTCTTAAGCACTAACTATTGAAACAGTGAATCTGTGCTTATATAAATAGAGGAGAAGCTTGTTCAGCAAGCTAGTGCAAAGGGTAGAAGAGTCTTACATGCTTAAGTTACTTAGGGGAATCTATCGTAGATGGCACTTGCTCTAGCTGCCTAACAGATTAGCTTAACTGTTTCTAACTCTTCTAGACTTTTACTCAGCTCACTCTATTTATGCCCCCTGAAACTGGACACTCTACTACTTTGGAGAACTGTTGCAAGTAATTTCTCTCTTAGGCTCAGAAACTTTGCTTTAGATACTGCCTTAGTTACCATATCTGCTGGTTGTTCATCAGTGGGAATATAAACAATCAGTAGCCTTCCTTCCATGACCCTTTCTCTCACAAAGAAGAGATTTAACTCCATGTGCTTTGATCTGTTATGCAACACAGGATTGTGAGCTAGCATTATAGCACTCACACTAAAGGAGATCGGGGGTCTTGTAACAGTTGCATATTATAAAGCTCCTACAATTGATCTATAGAGAGTAGGATTATCCATAGTATCACTGCCACTATATGAGAATTTGAGAGCAGAGACCATTGGAATGGAGAGAGCTCTGGTTTTGTTCATtttgctcttttggaggaggtcTCAAACATATTTATCCCGCGACCCACACAATAAACCATTTGGGCGCTTTTGCACACATGTTAAGAAATAGTGCAAGTCCCCTAAATCATTGAGTGCAAATTTGCTGTTAAGAGTGATGAGCTCTTGAATGTAGAAAGGAGAAGAGTCTGTGATGATTATATCATCCACGTACATAGGGACATAGTTAACATGAGATTGATGAGTCTTGATAAAGAGAGAGGTCACACTTGGCACTGCTAAACCCCAAGCTCTTGAGTCAGGCTTTATGTGTTTCAAATCATGCCATGGTGCTTGTTTTAACGATTTGTTCAGCTTGAACACTAGCCCAGACCCATCCAAGAACCATTCTGGTTGCTTTATGTACACTTCTTTAGTGAGCACACCATTTAGGAAGAAATTGTTCACATCTAACTGCCTCAGGACCCAACCATTTGTAAGGACAAGAGCTAGAACCACCCAAATAGTTGCAGGCTTCGCAATGGGTGAAAAAGTCTCCGAATGATCAAAGCCAACCTTTTGTGAGAAACACTTGGTGGTAAGGCAAGCCTTTAACTTATTGATGCTGCCATCTAAGTTCTGTTTTACACAAAAGACCCACTTACAGCCAATGACAGTGCGGGTTGGGGGAAGAGGAACCAAGTGGAAGTGCAAGAGAGGGCTTGAAACTCTTCTTTCATTGCAGCAAACCACTGAGATAAGGCCAAGGCTTCACTTACTAACCTAGGTTCGAGGGAAACTACGTGTGTGGAAGTGTGCATGAGTGTATGGGCCAGATCTTTTAGACTTTTACTCAGTTCACTCTATTAGTCACTAACTCCTGAACTGGACAATTCATTTCTTGCCACAAACAGCACCATTTTAAAGGTTTTGTTCATCACTAATAATCTCTTTCAAACATAAGGCCTACCACTGCCAAGATTTTCCAAATGGGTCTGTAGAGTCTGTTGCCCTTGATGGCAGCGAGTGCTTGGTGGAGCCATAGGAGAAAGTTTATATCTCAAGCTTCTACGATAGAGTAGGCAGCAGTCCTTGGCAGTACTTCAGAAACAGGGAGAGGAGGTGGCGGAATTGAGCGCTTCAGTGAGGAGTGGATCAGAATCTCCATTGCTGTTATGCAATTGTAGCTCGGATTCCATAACAGAAAAttgaatagagagagagagagagagagagagagagagagcatatTTTTTGAATGTGTAAAATTGAGTAACTGAATTTCTGTTAGCTCTCTCTCGCTGCTTATATACAACTGTAAAGGAGGCTTGTGGGAGAAGTTACATAAAGGATAGACTAGGTATTTAGCTCATAAGTTAGTTATCCTAATCTAGCTGGCAGTCCTACCTGGCAGGGTTAGTTTGTCAACTCAAAACTCTTCTAATCTGGTTAGAGAGTTTCCTAGCTTACTCTATTAAGAGTAGTatagctttttcttctttttcgtttttctttttccCGAAGAAACAGAAATAAATTGTGAAAAACAATACTTCTCAGGCAACAAATTGCACTATGAATCTATGACAGAGGAGCCTTTTATTATGATTGTTCTATGCCAAAAAACAATAGTATTATATTATGTGGTTACTTTAGTCTTCACAGCTCGATCTTTTGATTTTGTAATCCTTTCATATTTCTTCAGTATTAGCCCTCATTATTTGCAGGAAGATTGAAAAAAAATGTAtggatgagagagaaaaacagatGAAATTTCTATTTACAGAGACTGAAATTTCTAGTTCACTCAAACTAGCAAAGGATGGTGATAAAGCTTCCAAGTCAAAGTAGAAAACCATAATAAAATTGTCGACAGAAAGCAGATGAAGAGGAAAATATGTAAAAGATAAAGGAGGTACATAATGTGCATCAGGATCACTGTAAAATACAGCAATGATAtgcttctttttgtttcctttgatAGAAGAATTTCATTAAGACAAAGAGAAGAATAATACAAGATAACTAGTAATGGTATGCTTCACTATCAGCCAAACACAAGGTACTTACTTTTCAGTAGCAGTTGCAGTTAAGCCAACAAAAGGAACATCTAGCAGAACACTACGTAAATTGTGTAAGTTCTTGTATTCCACCCTAAAATCATGCCCCCATTCTGATATACAATGAGCTTCATCAACAGCAAAAAGGCTAATTCCTTCCTTCAGCAAGTTAGACCAGAAACTGCATAAAATGAGATGAAATATAACACGAAATCACAATTAGACAAAGCATAATATGCACGAAAGTTAATGATCTATGGCATAAAATATATCAAACAATAAGAAAACTTTTGTCAAATAAAAGCATTATCAtctaaacaaaaagaaatatacAAAAAGGATGCCACCATACAAGAAGCATTGGATTCATAACTCAACTCAAATGTTCAAGTCATAGTAAAATACACAGCACACAAACACAGAGAAAGGAGCAGGATAAGCACAACTAGAAGTAGAAGacttaatgaactagatacccaGGCATGATACCCTCCAAGACAAACAGTTTCAGGTCCAACTAATAAACTCCAAGCACTATTTTatcccaaaaataaaaagaaaatgtttaAGTTATCTAGAGTCATTCGACACGAGAGCATCAATAGTTTGTTCACTCAAAATAAGGTAAGGAACACAGCTTAAGATTATACATAGGTTTATTACAACACCTGGTAGGAACTGTGCAAGCCTTTTCCGGAGTCATGAACAAAATGTCAAATTGACCCTGCTCGGCTTTTCTCTGAACAGTGGAATCCTTCTGAGCACTTCCAAGATATTCAGCCTTGATGCCCCGCTGTTTTAAAGCCATTACCTGTTTtcctcattttttatatatatattagataatCACTACTTGAACAACTAATAGCAAGGAAATGAGGGAAAAAAAAAGATGCATTTGGACTAAAATCAACTCACCTGGTCTTGCATCAATGATATTAGAGGGCTAACAACTATCCCAGTCTTTCTAACAACCAAGGGTGGTACCTGGTAACTGTTTGGAAAAGGTATAGTTTCTATCTCACTCTTCAATTTAGGTAACTAATAAATTCAAATAAGAGTGAAATATTAAGATAATGCTATTTACCACAAGGATTTCCCACTACCAGTAGCCATGACTACCAAGCAGTCCCTTTTCTCAATAATTTTCTGAATGGCATCTTTCTGATAAGGCCGAAAATCTGAAAACCcaaaatattgctggaaatccaATTTCAAACATGTCAAAACTCGGAAGCATTCAATGACCCCAAACAGTCAAATTTGATAACAACTTCTCCACAATGCAcatccccccccccctttttttttccttctttttcttttataaaacagAAAAAGTCAAATCCTTTTGTTCAATACCCACCAACTAAACTCAATCACCTTTCATTTTCCTTACAAACTTCAATAATTTATTCTCTAAAAACGAAATAGGGtatcaaaattaacaaactttgTCCTACAACaacgaaaaaaaagaataagaaataaaaacAGTGAACTTAGTGCAATGCACAAGAAATTTTCTGACTGACAGAAGAGAGTGCTTAGGGTACCTTGAGAACAGAGAGCATAGTGTCCATGGTGAAACTACATGCGACCTCGAAGCTCTCAAGTCTCAAGAAATGAGATATTATTTGTTCCCGCCACTTCCACTTCCACTACCACTACCACTGTACGTAAGTCTCTGAGCTTGGATAATGGGCCTCAAGGGGAATTGTTGGGCCTCATTATTGTTTAGTTTTCTTAatttgatcttgaattttcataTTGTGACCAAAATAAAAATCGCGTGATCATTTGCtcaataaaaaacaataaaacatgGCGTGAGCTTAAGTTCAACAACCTTTCTTcgttaattcatcttcttcaatcttcatccaacAAAACATTGTGCTTTTCTTCAACATCCCAACTACTTATTcattttcctcctcctccttcaaaCCAAAACATTGTGCTTTTCTTCTTCCTGCCGCGCTCCCCACTCCTCCACCCATTGACAAGCAGTGGGAGGCAGACCATCTCCGCCCCACAATTCCCGACGACCACACCACCACCATCACAGCTCTGCCCCCGACCACCAGTCCCAGCCGGAGTGATACCGGAGGATTTCACGAACCCCAAGGACTACCTCAACTGCGAGACAAGTTAAATGTCACCGACAGGCTCCAATTTTTTCCCCCTTTGAGCAGCCAAGTTTGATGCGGTGGAAGCGCCTCGATCCGCGATTCCACGCGCTTGGACGGCGATTCTACTATTCCCTGCCTCATCCGACGCCGGAAGCGTGAACTGAGACAAATAACTTTTCCTGAAGCGTAGAAACGTCCGATTCCACGAGGGAGAACGGGATTTTCGCTACCTTAATTATTACCCAATCATATCCTAACCTACAGCTCTACAATTTGCGATTCTAGGGTTCCTCTCCCGTTCTTGTGCTTAGGCTGCTCTGGTGCTGCGGGCGTTGCCTCTTTTGCTGCCGTCGCCCCCTCTCGTCAATTTGCTTTTGGCACGGCGGCTCCTCTCGTGCATGTGCTTCTGCTTTCCTCTGCTCCGGCGGCCTGCTTCTTCCTTCTGCTCCGCCGGTCTGCTCCGCCTCTTCTAATTTTTGTTGTTGATCAATGTGACGTTGTTGCATGTTATTGTTGCCGCTACTATTTATAAaagtttttgttatttaaatcaaattattGGCTTGGGCATGATCATCGGATGTCTATATAAActaagaggaatgctaggggccagcaattttgtgatttgtagccatcaaatagccatcaatgatggttttaatagtgtgagattggtgtgagatttcatccaatggctcatttttctttgctggttacatgctggccagaatttaacaaagttgttggccccctagacttttccttaaaCTAATATGAGTTTGATAGTTTAACTACTGTTTGCAATGAATACACTaaaatttcaccaaaatactgTGTTTTCTTAGTGAATGTGTAGAGGTAAGCAGGGCATTATATTTGTTCTGGTTTCGGATTTTGTGCTTTTTTAggagtaaatatcaaattcatttctttgaattaaaaatttattttggttataaTGATTTTTGCTGCATTTTAACTACAATTATGGAGTTTTATTGGGTTAAGACATTGAGCATATATTGATGGGTGTTTAGTGTTTACAGATTTTGGGCAGATAATGTGTTTAAAGATGTTTATCTTTAACCAACTTTGGTTGGTAGAATAGTTAGCTCACTCACCTGCTTAAGTAAGGGTTGGGGGTTTTGACTCTCACCTTGTATATACAGCAATCCATTGGCAGCATACCCCAAATGAAGCTCACATCCTCAtgggaaacaaaagaaaaaatcatgtccatcttttgatcactttaaatagaagaaggagaagtttGATGTATTAATTCTGAGTTTCTTCTCCACTTTTTTCATTGTTGGAAAAGTCCACATTAGAGTTCCATTGAATGTTTACTTGGTTGATACATTCAAGTTGGACTTCATTTGACAATTATGTTAGTTACAGCAGAGGCACTTTCATTCATCATGCCTTTTTCAGTATTTCTCTATTACAGATGCTTACAATGGAGGCTTGGATGTTTCTGTTGTCCTGTTGTATGCAGATGTCCTTCCATCTACAATGCTGCAGACCAGATCTATTACATCTATTCTCTAGATAATTGTAGCAGGGAGACCTTCCTAGAAAAGGATGCTGATTTAAGTCAAGATGTAACTGGCTTTTACTTTTTTAAGATAATCGTTGTTTCCCGATTTGAGTAGTTTTGAtttatttcagttttaattttgtttgagctTGCTTGAATTACTTTTTGGTTTAAGTGTTAATGTCTTGAAATATATATGTGTTGTGTGTTTTATACTCATTTTGAACAAGTTGCATATCataatctatattctataatgaATTTCAAACCATGTTCTTCTGCCATTTTTGTGATATCAATTGTAATCTTAACTTTCCAGACCTTTTCTTCTGATCTGCATGGATATTACATACTAATAATGCTCAGCTACCAATACAACTCTACTAGGATACAAATTGTAAATTATCCTGCTAAAACAGTGCTAATCACACCACCCTTCTCATATCAATAGCCACTATGTAAGACATTATAAAGTTATATAGCAATTTGACGTGGGAGCTTGTGTATTGAGCTGTCCTTATTTAATCTCTGTTATACTTTAATTGCTGAATTGGATTTTGTCCAAAACTCAATTAAGAGtgttaacacacacacacactctctctctctctcacatctCTAGAAATTTATTGTTTTATACCTTAATTGAAAACTAAAACTTATTTTGAACATTATGGTTTTGTGTCAAAACATCCTTTTTTAATCCTAAAATTTTTTAAGGGTAAAATATTCTCTATGGTGAATATTTGATTCTATGTTGGTATCATTTTCCTGATTACAATGAAATATGATTTTAGGACCTTGGCAGATGAAGGTGTTGCGT
This window harbors:
- the LOC112775681 gene encoding uncharacterized protein; its protein translation is MDTMLSVLKQYFGFSDFRPYQKDAIQKIIEKRDCLVVMATGSGKSLCYQVPPLVVRKTGIVVSPLISLMQDQVMALKQRGIKAEYLGSAQKDSTVQRKAEQGQFDILFMTPEKACTVPTSFWSNLLKEGISLFAVDEAHCISEWGHDFRVEYKNLHNLRSVLLDVPFVGLTATATEKVRFDIINSLKLKNPYVLVGSFDRSNLFYGVKPFSRGQSFVDELVQEISKVVSSGSTIIYCTTIKDVEQISKSLAEAGIEAGMYHGQMDKKSREESHRLFVRDELQIMVATIAFGMGIDKPNIRQVIHYGCPKSLECYYQESGRCGRDGIASVCWLYYTRSDFAKGDFYCGDLKTETQKRAVMESLLAAERYCVLATCRRKFLLEHFGEQYPADRCGNCDNCTVSKKERDMSREAFLLMACIHSCKGKWGLNMPVDILRGSRAKKILDAQFDKLPLHGLGKTYAPNWWKALGHQLIAHGYLKETVSDVYRTISVSLKGEQFLASSTPDYQPSLVLSLTAELLGEEENMSTQEESKTLATSDLDGFSEVERQLYQMLLEERLKLARSVGTAPYAICGDQTIKKITLVRPSTKARLANIDGVNQHLVTKYGDHFLRVIQQLSQGLNLSLDGEANLLNNEVRKLSTVSVKNSSKKLTPAKFEAWKMWHEDGLSIQMIANFPGRSAPIKEQTVAEYLLEAAQEGLPFDWSRFCEVIGLTQEIESEIQGAILKVGSKDKLKPIKDELPENVTYQHIKTYLTMQSCGVSKDDIQTQKDSESEIQQVETHCEANISDHSLMEKCDLEMDKVASRPVEFTTKRQKVSDMKEINSTDFKATENSILEWLKHHDEGATLVEIQGHFNGSGEDCVVDLLNLLESDFLIYKKGGMYRVL